Part of the Alteracholeplasma palmae J233 genome, CTAAGAGAAAAGAAGTGGAAGAACGTGTTAAACACTTTAGATCAGAAGATAAGATTAGCTGATATTATTGATGAATCGATTGTCGATGGTCCTGGGATTAGATTTGTTATTTTCACACAAGGATGTTTAAAACGTTGTTTTATGTGTCATAATGAAAAGACTCAGCCACTTGATAAAGGATCAGTCTATGAGTTAGATGATATTGTCGCAAGATGGAGAAAAAATCCTTTACTTAAGGGAATTACCTTAAGTGGAGGAGAACCTTTTTTACAACCTAAGGCTTGTTTATACTTAGCTAAAAAAGCCTTAGAAGATAACTTAGATATCTTCATATATAGTGGTTATTATTATGAAGAGTTAAGACAAGTAGATAACCCATACGTTCAAGAATTGTTGGATATATCAACTTATTTGGTGGATGGACCGTTTGAACATAAAATTAAGAATTTGAACTTACTATTTAGAGGAAGTGCAAATCAAAGAATTATATGTTTACAAGAAACTAAAAAAGAAAATAAGTTAGTTTTATATAATGAAAACTAAAAGGAGTAAAGATGATTATTGTATATGATAGTTTAACAGGACAATCTAAAAGATTTGCTAGTCATTTAGGCTTTCAATCAATAAGCATTAAAGACTACAAAGAGTCTAATGATATGGTATTCTTACTTACAAGGAGTATAAACTTTGGAGATATTCCTAAAACAACAGTAGAATTTTTAGATAAATATTCAAATAAAGTGATAGGTGTTGCAGTCTCAGGAAATAGAAACTGGGGCGAAAACTATGGTAAAGCTGGAGAAAAAATAGAAGCAAACTATCATTTGCCACTGGTTTTAAAATACGAAGGATCTGGATTCTTAGAAGACAGACAGTATGTTAAAGATTGGATTTATAATTATTTAACCCAAAAGGAGATGTGACAAATGGAACAAAGAAAAGATATTATCCCAGAATGGATAGTTTTAAATAGCCAGGTAGTTGATGAAACTGGTGCGATTAAAAGCTTAGATAAAGATAAGGAAGCAGCTAGATCATATTTTTTAAATGAAGTGAATAAAAAGACTCAGTTCTTTCATTCATTAGAAGAAAAATTAGATTATTTAGTCGCTCAAAACTATTATGAAGCAGAGTTTTTAAGTAGATATACAATGGATCAAATCAGAGAAATATATGACATTGCTTATCGTAAGAAATTTAGATTCCCAACATACATGGGAGCATTTAAGTTCTATAATGATTATGCTTTAAAATCAAGAGATGGTAAAGTCTTTTTAGAAAGATATGAAGATAGACTATCTATTAATGCTTTATATCATGCAAATGGTGATTTTGAGATGGCTAAAAGAATTATTACTTCTTTAATTAATCAAGATTTTACACCAGCAACACCTACATTACTTAATACAGGTAAAAAATTTAGAGGAGAATTTGTTTCATGTTTCTTATTAGAAGGTGGAGACTCTCTAAATGATATTTCAAGAATTTCTGAATTTTCAATGCAACTTTCAAAAATTGGAGGAGGCGTTTCTATTAACCTGACTAACTTAAGAGCAAAAGGAGAATCTATTAAAGGTATTCCAAACGTTTCAAAAGGGGTTGTTGGGGTTGCTAAATTATTAGATAATAACTTTAGATACGCTGATCAAATGGGACAAAGAACAGGTGCTGGAGCAGTTTACTTAAACGTCTTCCACGCTGATATTGAAGATTTTTTAAATACTAAGAAGCTAAACGCAGATGATGATATTAGAATTAAGACTTTATCTATGGGAGTTGTTGTTCCTGACAAGATGATTGAATTAGCACGTGAAGATAAAGATATGTATTTATTCTATCCACATACTGTATTTTTAGAATATGGTAAGAACTTTGCGGATGTTTCAATTGAAATGGATAAATGGTATGATATCTTAGTTGATAATCCAAAGGTTAGAAAACGTAAGATTAATCCTAGAAAGTTACTTGATATGATTGCCCAACTTCAAGGTGAAAGTGGTTATCCATATATTATGTTCTCTGATAATGTTAACAAAGAGAATATGTTAGATTTACCAGTTAAATTCTCAAATCTATGTACTGAAATATTACAACCTACAATTACATCTTCTTATGCTGATTATAATGAACATGAAAAAGATCAATTAGGAATGGATGTTTCTTGTAATCTAGCTTCAGGTCATATGGGAAATATGATTAAAAATAATACAATTAAAGAAACAGTTTTTGCCGCAATGGATGTGATGAACTCAGTTTCTAATAATACAGATATCAAATATGTGCCAGCGGTTGCTAAAGCTAATAAATTAAATAGAAGTGTTGGTTTTGGTATTATGGGACATCATGGATATATTGCAGAAAACTATATTTTATTTGGAAGCGATGAAGATATTGATTTAATCGATGTATTCTTTAATGCAGTGAATTATTATAGTTTAGTACATTCAAATGAAATGGCTAAAAAAACAAAACAAAAGTTTTATAGATTTGAAAAATCTAAATATGCTGATGGTACTTACTTTGATAAACGTGGTGAAGTTTTACCTAAAACAGATAAAGTAAAAGAATTATTTAAAGATATTTATCTTCCTACAGAAAAAGACTGGGCTGACTTAAAAGAAAGTGTTATGGAATATGGTTTATATAACTCTCACCGTTTAGCAGTAGCTCCAAATGGATCGATAGGCTATGTAATGAGTGCTACACCATCCTTAACACCAGTCAAACAATTAGTTGAAGAAAGAACATACGGAAACTCTAAAACTTATTATCCTATGCCAGCTTTAGATACAGCAGATTTTATGTATGAAACAGCCTACAAAATTGATAAATATAGATTAATAGATGTTATCGCAACAGCTCAAAAACACGTTGATCAAGGTATTTCATTTGAATTAGGGATTACTTCAGATATCACAACAAGAGAGCTTCAAAAATACTATTTATATGCTCATTATCAAGGAATTAAAACACTGTATTACACAAGAACGCAAAAATTAAAAGTAGAAGAATGCGAAGCATGCGCAGTATAGGAGAACAATAATGGCAGTTAAAAATGAATTAAAAGCTTTAAAGTATCAAGGGGCAAACTGGAATCAACCAGATGATGAATATACTCAGTTTTTCTATGAACAAAACTTAAGCCAATTTTGGCGTCCAGAAGATATCAGTATGCAATCAGATTTAAATGTATGGAATGTTTTACCAAATGAAGTAAAACTTGCTTACGCTAGAAATTTATTAGTATTAACGTTTTTAGATACATACCAAGGTGATATTGGGATGCCTGTTGTATCAAGAGCAATCGATGAAGAATTTCATCAAAGAAAAGCAGTTTTAAACTTTATGGCCGCTATGGAAAATGCAGTACATGCTAAAAGCTATTCTAATATTTTTATGACATATATGCAAACAGGTGAAATTGATGAACTCTTTAAATGGGGAGAAAATCAAAAAAATCTTCAAAACATCATGGAAAAAATAGTTGGTGCCTATAAAGAATTAGATAAAGAAAACTATATTAAAAAATATGATACTAAAAAATATAATGCAAAAAGATTTAACGAAGTTGCATGGAAAGCTATGGCAGCTAGTGTCTTTTTAGAAACTTGGTTATTCTATAGTGGTTTTTACTATCCATTATTCTTTTATGGACAAGGAAAATTAATGCAAGCAGGAGAAATCATTAACTTAATTATTAGAGATGAAAGTATTCATGGTGTATATGTAGGAAGATTAGCTCAAGAGTTATATGAAACATTTGATAATAATAAACAAGAAGAGTTATCACAATGGTTACATGAACTTCTAGATAGTTTATATAAAGAACAATCTGAACTTGTTCATGAAGTTTATGGTGAAGTTGATTTAGCACATGATGTAAATATATTTGTTAGATATAATGCTAATAAGGCTTTAATGAATTTAGGCTTTGATCCGTATTTCCCACAAGAAGAAGTCAATCCTGTTGTTTTAAACGGTTTAAACACTGAAACTAAGACAATGGATAACTTCTCAATGAAAGGCAATGGGTATCAAAAAATGAAGTCTGAAGCCTTAAAAGATACAGACTTTATATTTGAAAGACCTAAAATTAAATAGGAGGATTTTATGTCAGTTATAATGATAACTAAGGATAATTGTCCACAATGTAATAAATTAAAAATGTTTTTAAAGTTAGCTTTAAATAATAAGTATGAAAAAGATATCTTAATAGTTAACAGAGAAACAAATACGAAGGAATATGAAGAATTAACGAGTAAATACCAAGTCTTAACATTACCTGCTATGATTGCAGGTGATGAAGTCTTAACTAAGACTGAACCATCTAACGTTGTTAATTTTTTAGAAAAGCACATAGGTAAAAAGTAAATAAGTAGCCCCACTTTAAAAAAGTGGGGTATTTTTTATGGATTAAGATGCTTACAATGTTCTTTTTATGATAAAAAAAGAACTTCAATTAAGAAGTTCTCTCTTTTAGCAATTTAAATTGCTTTTTTAGAAAAATTAAGTAAAACTAAAATCATCATGTTTCCATGTACTTAAACATAGAAATGGCGAGCAGTTAGATATTAAATCCAAACTACTTAAAGCCCTAAGGACTCTCTTTTAATTACTTGCTTTAACTGATGAAATAACTGTCTTTATATAGTCGTTTTCTTTATAAACTACCATTATCACGGTGTAACCAGGACAACTTCGTTTATCTCATCGCTTTTCATACCCTCTCATATTTTACCAAACATGAATTCTGAATAGGTTATTTCAATAAACAGATGCTTAATGCTTTCGCTTTTTATTTTGCTTTCTACAGTAAGGAGTTTGTTTTGAAGTTTGGGTAAATTGCTTTGTAGAGCTTAGAAAAAGCACCTTGTTTGATTAGCTTTTAACATTTTAATTACAGTGTTATCTTTTAAACCCTTGTTATAGGCTTCCACAACAGTATTTAAAATAGGTTTTAAGGCATTTCTATTTTGAATCTAACATCAACTAACAACTAAGTCTTCTATAAATGATTTTTTAATAGGTTTCTGTACGCACTTATTGGTTCTTTTAGAATTGTTACAATAATAATAGAAATATATGTCTTTAGTTTTACTTGTTTTAGAAGTCCCACCCATATTTCTACGACATTTAACACAAACAAATTTATCACTTAGATTATATTTAGTTTTTGTGTTTGAATGCTTTTTTAAATTTTAAACATATTTTTTTTATAATAGGCGATAATATTTGATAATCTACGCCATCAACAGTTTTAATTACTAGATATGATTTATTTTTTAAAATATGATAAATTTGACTAACTTTAAAACGTGTCTTGTCTTTATTTAGGATATGATCTGAATTAAGGCTATCAGTTATTTCTTTTGCTTTTCTACCACCTAAATATTCATCATATATCCTTTTAACCACATTCGCTTCTAATTCATTTATA contains:
- a CDS encoding glutaredoxin family protein, with translation MSVIMITKDNCPQCNKLKMFLKLALNNKYEKDILIVNRETNTKEYEELTSKYQVLTLPAMIAGDEVLTKTEPSNVVNFLEKHIGKK
- the nrdI gene encoding class Ib ribonucleoside-diphosphate reductase assembly flavoprotein NrdI — encoded protein: MIIVYDSLTGQSKRFASHLGFQSISIKDYKESNDMVFLLTRSINFGDIPKTTVEFLDKYSNKVIGVAVSGNRNWGENYGKAGEKIEANYHLPLVLKYEGSGFLEDRQYVKDWIYNYLTQKEM
- the nrdF gene encoding class 1b ribonucleoside-diphosphate reductase subunit beta; the protein is MAVKNELKALKYQGANWNQPDDEYTQFFYEQNLSQFWRPEDISMQSDLNVWNVLPNEVKLAYARNLLVLTFLDTYQGDIGMPVVSRAIDEEFHQRKAVLNFMAAMENAVHAKSYSNIFMTYMQTGEIDELFKWGENQKNLQNIMEKIVGAYKELDKENYIKKYDTKKYNAKRFNEVAWKAMAASVFLETWLFYSGFYYPLFFYGQGKLMQAGEIINLIIRDESIHGVYVGRLAQELYETFDNNKQEELSQWLHELLDSLYKEQSELVHEVYGEVDLAHDVNIFVRYNANKALMNLGFDPYFPQEEVNPVVLNGLNTETKTMDNFSMKGNGYQKMKSEALKDTDFIFERPKIK
- the nrdE gene encoding class 1b ribonucleoside-diphosphate reductase subunit alpha, encoding MEQRKDIIPEWIVLNSQVVDETGAIKSLDKDKEAARSYFLNEVNKKTQFFHSLEEKLDYLVAQNYYEAEFLSRYTMDQIREIYDIAYRKKFRFPTYMGAFKFYNDYALKSRDGKVFLERYEDRLSINALYHANGDFEMAKRIITSLINQDFTPATPTLLNTGKKFRGEFVSCFLLEGGDSLNDISRISEFSMQLSKIGGGVSINLTNLRAKGESIKGIPNVSKGVVGVAKLLDNNFRYADQMGQRTGAGAVYLNVFHADIEDFLNTKKLNADDDIRIKTLSMGVVVPDKMIELAREDKDMYLFYPHTVFLEYGKNFADVSIEMDKWYDILVDNPKVRKRKINPRKLLDMIAQLQGESGYPYIMFSDNVNKENMLDLPVKFSNLCTEILQPTITSSYADYNEHEKDQLGMDVSCNLASGHMGNMIKNNTIKETVFAAMDVMNSVSNNTDIKYVPAVAKANKLNRSVGFGIMGHHGYIAENYILFGSDEDIDLIDVFFNAVNYYSLVHSNEMAKKTKQKFYRFEKSKYADGTYFDKRGEVLPKTDKVKELFKDIYLPTEKDWADLKESVMEYGLYNSHRLAVAPNGSIGYVMSATPSLTPVKQLVEERTYGNSKTYYPMPALDTADFMYETAYKIDKYRLIDVIATAQKHVDQGISFELGITSDITTRELQKYYLYAHYQGIKTLYYTRTQKLKVEECEACAV
- a CDS encoding 4Fe-4S single cluster domain-containing protein; this translates as MLNTLDQKIRLADIIDESIVDGPGIRFVIFTQGCLKRCFMCHNEKTQPLDKGSVYELDDIVARWRKNPLLKGITLSGGEPFLQPKACLYLAKKALEDNLDIFIYSGYYYEELRQVDNPYVQELLDISTYLVDGPFEHKIKNLNLLFRGSANQRIICLQETKKENKLVLYNEN